One stretch of Saccharopolyspora erythraea DNA includes these proteins:
- a CDS encoding replication initiator — protein sequence MANAALLTPTDYQRRAALDGVQRTVQSPGYRTWREAVESTGGCTHPVHMTGRWAVQLGDGDTATVLKQKTGAITVPCGNRRESVCPACSDRYAADAFHLLRAGLNGGTKDVPVTVAEKPRVFLTLTAPSFGPVHNRPTRNGKTIPCRCGTYHHPADPRIGQPVDPESYDYVGHVLWNAHAGKLWAKFTTYLRRHIAGAAGIRVQDIKHHFRVSFAKVAEYQKRGTIHFHAVVRVDGPDGPDDATPRWVTAELLDAAIRSTHAAVSLESPEFEGQVRELAWGEQVDIRPIRAAEAGRLEGDDGQISDDRIASYVAKYATKGTGKSEATDRPIRSQGHIDRLDINNHHRRLIQTAWDLAAPLVCPDCHPDGEHHADGCGCEQIGHCETCQGGGWASRTVLLHRARPDLAAKQTLDPIDELRLRRWAHMLAFRGHFLSKSQRYSTTFKRIRGDRQTWQHERALAAVLDEAGLDAETPVTVINHWDMTSVGHETAEERELAAAIAERKRADRKNRYATERKD from the coding sequence ATGGCCAATGCCGCTCTACTCACCCCCACCGACTACCAACGCCGCGCCGCACTCGACGGCGTCCAGCGCACGGTCCAGTCCCCCGGCTATCGGACATGGCGCGAGGCTGTGGAGTCCACCGGCGGCTGCACCCACCCCGTGCACATGACCGGCCGCTGGGCCGTCCAACTCGGCGACGGCGACACCGCCACGGTCCTCAAGCAGAAGACCGGGGCCATCACCGTGCCGTGCGGCAACAGGCGTGAGTCGGTGTGCCCGGCCTGCTCGGACCGCTACGCCGCCGATGCCTTCCACCTCCTGCGCGCCGGACTCAACGGCGGCACCAAAGACGTCCCGGTCACCGTGGCGGAGAAGCCCCGGGTGTTCCTGACGCTGACCGCGCCCAGCTTCGGCCCGGTCCACAACCGGCCGACCCGCAACGGCAAGACCATCCCGTGCCGCTGCGGCACCTACCACCACCCGGCCGACCCGCGTATCGGTCAGCCCGTCGACCCGGAGTCCTATGACTACGTGGGGCATGTGCTGTGGAACGCCCACGCCGGAAAGCTCTGGGCCAAGTTCACCACCTACCTGCGGCGCCACATCGCGGGCGCGGCCGGAATCCGGGTCCAGGACATCAAGCACCACTTCCGGGTGTCCTTCGCCAAGGTCGCCGAGTACCAGAAGCGCGGCACGATCCACTTCCACGCTGTCGTGCGCGTCGACGGACCCGACGGACCCGACGACGCCACCCCCCGGTGGGTCACCGCCGAGCTACTCGACGCCGCGATCCGCTCCACCCACGCCGCCGTGAGCCTGGAGTCCCCGGAGTTCGAGGGGCAGGTCCGTGAGCTGGCTTGGGGTGAACAGGTCGACATCCGCCCGATCCGCGCGGCTGAGGCCGGCCGACTAGAGGGCGACGACGGGCAGATCAGCGATGACCGGATCGCCTCCTATGTGGCCAAGTACGCCACCAAGGGCACCGGCAAGTCCGAAGCCACCGACCGCCCCATCCGCTCCCAAGGCCACATCGACCGCCTCGACATCAACAACCACCACCGGCGGCTCATCCAGACCGCCTGGGACCTGGCGGCCCCGCTGGTGTGCCCGGACTGCCACCCCGACGGCGAACACCATGCCGACGGCTGCGGCTGCGAGCAGATCGGGCACTGCGAGACGTGCCAGGGCGGCGGCTGGGCCTCCCGCACCGTCCTGCTCCACCGGGCACGCCCGGACCTGGCGGCCAAGCAAACGCTCGATCCGATCGACGAACTCCGCCTCCGCCGCTGGGCACACATGCTCGCCTTCCGCGGCCACTTCCTGTCCAAGTCCCAGCGCTACTCGACCACCTTCAAGCGCATCCGGGGCGACCGGCAGACCTGGCAACACGAACGCGCCCTGGCCGCTGTGCTCGACGAGGCCGGGCTCGACGCCGAAACCCCGGTGACCGTGATCAACCACTGGGACATGACCTCGGTCGGCCACGAGACCGCCGAAGAACGCGAACTGGCCGCAGCCATCGCCGAACGCAAGAGAGCCGACCGCAAGAACCGCTACGCCACCGAACGAAAGGACTGA
- a CDS encoding FtsK/SpoIIIE domain-containing protein produces MSDTRVNTEKSPIRDGARLVVKHPRSSTSTVVVSGAVVWVGYQTVLMAAGIAVLAGASWWVLDKPTFDRFAGRLLRAWWRRWLVYQRQWLRIAFACNLVTADHRGETMTPKLVRVRSTRVWDTLFIRMAKGQQPEDFEQVLERLTNAYKARAGNIRQIKPGKIALDLQRREPFDEMVISLPELHEQAGEVDLTNLVLGRDEYGRKLAFDLLKRDLHILFGGATGAGKGSWLWALLWALAPLIKAGHVRLWVVDPKGGQEFGAGRAMFHDFADNAKDGLKLVRKYVDTLNERKLDLGRRGIRTATPSVETPLDVLIVDELSAMTAYGEKDIIRKFEPLISTALTQFRSVGGRVIGATQEPTKDVIPMRGLFSTKVALRLDQASYVDMCLGEGVRDMGAFADKIPAYLPGVAYVKKDGRREALRCRPPYVTDADIAELVEFCTKHGATVIPFRRETPAASGFETAEKDSADEVHWSEVDYEALEDDQDDDFDGDDDPDGGESEFGFEEIDQFEGEDELDDESA; encoded by the coding sequence ATGTCGGACACGCGAGTGAACACCGAGAAGTCCCCGATTCGTGACGGTGCCCGGCTCGTCGTCAAGCACCCGCGCTCGTCGACCTCGACGGTCGTGGTGAGTGGGGCGGTGGTCTGGGTCGGCTATCAGACGGTGCTCATGGCCGCCGGCATCGCCGTGCTCGCGGGGGCGTCGTGGTGGGTGTTGGACAAGCCCACCTTTGACCGGTTCGCCGGACGGCTCCTGCGGGCCTGGTGGAGACGCTGGCTGGTCTACCAGCGGCAATGGTTGCGGATCGCGTTCGCCTGCAATCTGGTCACCGCCGACCATCGCGGTGAGACCATGACTCCGAAGCTGGTGCGGGTCCGCTCGACGCGGGTGTGGGACACGCTGTTTATCCGGATGGCCAAGGGGCAGCAGCCCGAAGACTTCGAACAGGTCCTGGAGCGGCTGACCAACGCCTACAAGGCGCGCGCGGGCAACATCCGCCAGATCAAGCCGGGCAAGATCGCGCTCGACCTCCAACGGCGGGAACCGTTCGACGAGATGGTGATCTCGCTTCCAGAGCTGCACGAGCAGGCCGGAGAGGTCGACCTGACGAACCTGGTTCTCGGCCGGGACGAGTACGGCCGAAAGCTGGCATTCGACCTGTTGAAGCGGGATCTGCACATCCTGTTCGGCGGTGCGACCGGTGCCGGTAAGGGCTCGTGGCTGTGGGCGCTGCTGTGGGCGCTGGCTCCGCTGATCAAGGCCGGCCACGTCCGGCTGTGGGTCGTCGACCCCAAGGGCGGTCAGGAGTTCGGTGCGGGCCGGGCGATGTTCCACGACTTCGCCGACAACGCCAAGGACGGCCTCAAGCTCGTGCGCAAGTACGTGGACACGCTCAACGAACGCAAGCTCGACCTGGGGCGCCGGGGCATCCGCACCGCTACGCCCTCGGTCGAAACCCCGCTCGATGTGCTGATCGTCGATGAGCTGTCGGCGATGACCGCCTACGGCGAGAAGGACATCATTCGCAAGTTCGAGCCGCTGATCTCCACCGCGCTGACCCAGTTCCGTTCGGTCGGTGGCCGGGTCATCGGTGCGACTCAGGAGCCGACCAAGGACGTGATCCCGATGCGGGGTCTGTTCTCCACCAAGGTCGCGCTCCGCCTCGACCAGGCCTCGTATGTCGACATGTGCCTGGGTGAGGGGGTACGGGACATGGGCGCGTTCGCCGACAAGATCCCCGCCTACCTGCCTGGCGTGGCATATGTGAAGAAGGACGGCCGCCGCGAAGCCCTCCGCTGTCGCCCCCCGTACGTCACTGACGCCGACATCGCCGAGCTGGTCGAGTTCTGCACCAAGCACGGCGCCACCGTGATCCCGTTCCGCCGCGAAACCCCGGCTGCTAGCGGATTCGAGACCGCCGAGAAGGACTCGGCCGACGAAGTGCACTGGTCAGAGGTCGACTACGAAGCCCTCGAAGACGACCAGGACGACGACTTCGACGGCGACGACGACCCGGACGGCGGCGAGTCCGAGTTCGGATTTGAAGAGATCGACCAGTTCGAGGGTGAGGACGAACTCGACGACGAGTCCGCCTGA
- a CDS encoding GGDEF domain-containing protein codes for MLTKLALGVTTTTAVVSSTYAYRYFQQTRTDPLTGLGNRAALVAAFERVSRRRRGLVAVALGDMNGFKVLNDTRGHRFGDAVLREVAAVWEFMAFRGELPVRLHGDEFAVFIPWTTRVQEAQQRAREYQDAVSTITVVHDKPVEVSMSLGVMTGHAGTTTLSALLASADDRMYGDKHEHYRNHTKSRISVSQ; via the coding sequence ATGCTGACAAAGCTCGCGCTCGGTGTCACGACGACCACTGCGGTCGTCTCCAGTACCTACGCCTATCGGTACTTCCAGCAGACCCGCACCGACCCTCTGACCGGCCTGGGCAACCGAGCCGCACTGGTCGCGGCATTCGAGCGGGTCTCCCGTCGCCGCCGGGGCCTGGTCGCCGTCGCCCTGGGCGACATGAACGGCTTCAAGGTCCTCAACGACACCCGCGGCCACCGCTTCGGTGATGCGGTGCTGCGGGAGGTCGCGGCGGTCTGGGAATTCATGGCTTTCCGCGGTGAGCTGCCGGTGCGGCTGCACGGCGACGAGTTCGCCGTCTTCATCCCCTGGACCACCAGGGTGCAGGAAGCCCAGCAGCGCGCCCGTGAGTACCAGGACGCCGTCTCGACCATCACCGTCGTGCACGACAAGCCGGTGGAGGTCTCCATGTCGCTCGGCGTCATGACCGGACACGCTGGCACCACCACGCTCTCAGCGCTGCTCGCCTCCGCCGACGACCGCATGTACGGCGACAAGCACGAGCACTACCGCAACCACACGAAGAGTCGGATTTCCGTTTCACAGTAA
- a CDS encoding tyrosine-type recombinase/integrase yields the protein MAGRLPLPPGSSGEIKVKKVGSVWVARCRHRRENGTYADVRRRGKTKELAKQAVRDAIKDLRLSTFAGAEVTATSLFDDVAQLWLKQFRQDAEDGIYSLGSADTYSDTYRNHVKPELGSLRLFEVKTPVVNSLCQTTLKANSVSLAKHVKAVISHIATFAMQAGAIEANPVKGIAPLAERRAKTKRKKARALDKEQLLDLLAKLDVDEEAHRWDLPDLVRFFIATGERRGEALGAHWEDFDPVAKKLRMSGNIIHARGKGTVRNPGKSETSVRDIGLPDWCVQMLSERQAKLGIVDLAKPIFTNTRGGYLNASNVTNRVWVPFRTRAGYEWVTFHTLRKTFATLLDEAGLTARQVADLLGHSRVSMTQDNYFGRGQESRAGAEALAFLEDFE from the coding sequence ATGGCGGGTCGACTGCCATTGCCGCCTGGTAGCAGCGGCGAGATCAAGGTCAAGAAGGTCGGCAGTGTGTGGGTGGCCCGGTGCCGTCATCGGCGCGAGAACGGCACCTACGCGGATGTGCGGCGCAGGGGCAAGACCAAGGAGTTGGCCAAGCAGGCGGTTCGCGACGCGATCAAGGACCTGAGGCTGTCGACGTTTGCTGGTGCGGAGGTCACGGCCACGTCGTTGTTCGATGACGTGGCGCAGTTGTGGCTGAAGCAGTTCCGCCAGGACGCCGAGGACGGGATCTACTCGCTGGGTTCGGCCGACACCTACAGCGACACCTACCGCAACCATGTGAAGCCTGAGCTGGGCAGTCTGCGGTTGTTCGAGGTGAAGACCCCGGTGGTCAACTCGCTGTGCCAGACGACGCTCAAGGCCAACAGCGTGAGCCTGGCCAAGCACGTCAAGGCCGTGATCAGCCACATCGCGACCTTTGCGATGCAGGCCGGCGCGATCGAGGCAAACCCGGTCAAGGGCATCGCCCCCTTGGCCGAACGGCGGGCCAAGACCAAGCGCAAGAAGGCGCGGGCACTGGACAAGGAGCAACTGCTCGATCTGCTGGCCAAGCTCGACGTCGACGAGGAAGCTCACCGATGGGACTTGCCGGACCTGGTCCGGTTCTTCATCGCTACCGGGGAGCGGCGCGGTGAGGCGCTGGGCGCTCACTGGGAGGACTTCGATCCCGTAGCCAAGAAGCTCAGGATGAGCGGCAACATCATCCATGCGCGCGGCAAGGGCACCGTCCGCAACCCCGGCAAGTCCGAGACCTCGGTCCGGGACATCGGCCTGCCGGACTGGTGCGTGCAGATGCTCTCTGAACGTCAGGCCAAGCTCGGGATCGTCGACCTGGCCAAGCCGATCTTCACCAACACGCGGGGTGGCTACCTCAACGCCTCAAACGTGACCAACCGGGTGTGGGTGCCGTTCCGTACGCGGGCCGGGTACGAGTGGGTGACCTTCCACACACTGCGAAAGACGTTCGCGACCCTGCTCGACGAGGCTGGTTTGACGGCGCGCCAGGTCGCTGACCTGCTGGGGCACTCGCGGGTGTCGATGACGCAGGACAACTACTTCGGCCGTGGTCAGGAGTCCCGAGCGGGCGCCGAGGCGCTGGCCTTCCTGGAGGACTTCGAGTAG
- a CDS encoding dienelactone hydrolase family protein, producing MTQTRTETLALTDGTELRLTVAEPDNVVRGGLVVLHEARGVTDRVRHLVSSLAEEGWLTVAPHLYHRDGTDEFGEQHTAEHVIDQVQRLSGESILADTDAAFVWLGDQGVHPEHLGVVGFDIGGTAALVVAASRRLGAAVTVGGPGILDPLSDALPALVEIAGELTCPWLGLYGAGDEVIAVEEVDKLRDAAESAEVATDVVCYDNTDHRFDDDTEVASEAWQRTRNWFDLHLR from the coding sequence ATGACCCAAACCCGGACCGAGACGCTCGCGCTCACCGACGGCACCGAACTCAGGCTCACCGTGGCCGAGCCGGACAACGTCGTACGCGGTGGACTGGTCGTCCTGCACGAGGCCCGCGGCGTCACGGACCGGGTGCGCCACCTGGTCAGCTCGCTGGCCGAGGAGGGCTGGCTCACCGTCGCCCCGCACCTCTACCACCGCGACGGCACCGACGAGTTCGGCGAGCAGCACACCGCCGAGCACGTGATCGACCAGGTCCAGCGCCTCTCCGGCGAGTCGATCCTGGCCGACACCGACGCCGCCTTCGTCTGGCTCGGCGACCAGGGCGTGCACCCGGAGCACCTGGGTGTGGTCGGCTTCGACATCGGCGGCACCGCGGCGCTGGTCGTGGCGGCCAGCCGCCGCCTCGGCGCCGCCGTGACCGTCGGCGGCCCCGGCATCCTGGACCCGTTGTCGGACGCGCTGCCCGCGCTGGTCGAGATCGCCGGCGAGCTGACCTGTCCGTGGCTCGGCCTCTACGGCGCGGGCGACGAGGTCATCGCGGTCGAGGAGGTCGACAAGCTGCGCGACGCCGCCGAGAGCGCGGAAGTGGCCACCGACGTCGTCTGCTACGACAACACCGACCACCGGTTCGACGACGACACCGAGGTCGCCTCCGAGGCGTGGCAGCGCACCCGGAACTGGTTCGACCTGCACCTGCGCTGA
- a CDS encoding acetoacetate--CoA ligase — MTSSTTPELLWQPSPARIAESRMAAFRTWLRTERDLDLSDYRTLWEWSVADLEGFWGALAEFFHVAFHDRPQRVLAEEVMPGAHWFPGATLNYAEQALCGGAGKADDDLAVIFAREDGRGEEITFGELRARVAAARAGLVELGVERGDRVAALAPNSPETLVAFLAAASLGATWSSCSPDFGLRAVADRFVQIEPKVLIAVNGYVYGGRSFDVRSTVDELREAIPGSPATVLVDYLGNGAELPGCVGWEEMLARHRGAELTFDAVPFDHPLWVLYSSGTTGLPKGIVHGHGGMTLEHLKAVGLHCDLGPGDRFFWFTTTGWMMWNFLVGGLLTGTTIVLFDGSPAHPDLSALWQLAERYRVNYFGTSAPYIQTCLKRELRPKDDYDLSALHTVGSTGAPLTTDGFRWVADAVGRDVQIASVSGGTDMCTAFVGASPDVPVYLGEISCRMLGAAVAAYDEHGRELHEEVGELVVTKPMPTMPVFFWNDPDGSRLRDAYFDTYPGVWRHGDWVRVTDRDTLVIYGRSDSTLNRGGIRMGTAEFYRVVEGFDEVTDSLVIDTSGAGETDGELLCFLVLAEGVALEDVQPKLKEALRGQLSPRHVPNRFIVVGEVPHTLNGKKLEVPVKKILAGADPERAVSRDALQNPDALTPFVQISRQSGA; from the coding sequence ATGACTTCAAGCACCACTCCTGAGCTGCTGTGGCAGCCGAGCCCGGCGCGGATCGCGGAGAGCCGGATGGCTGCCTTCCGCACGTGGCTGCGCACCGAGCGAGATCTCGACCTGTCCGATTATCGGACGCTCTGGGAGTGGTCGGTCGCCGACCTCGAAGGCTTCTGGGGTGCGCTGGCGGAGTTCTTCCACGTCGCGTTCCACGATCGGCCGCAGCGCGTTCTGGCCGAGGAGGTCATGCCCGGCGCGCACTGGTTCCCTGGCGCGACGCTGAACTACGCCGAGCAGGCGCTGTGCGGCGGCGCGGGCAAGGCCGACGACGACCTGGCGGTCATCTTCGCCCGCGAGGACGGACGCGGCGAGGAGATCACCTTCGGCGAGCTGAGGGCCAGGGTCGCCGCCGCGCGTGCGGGGCTGGTCGAGCTCGGCGTCGAGCGTGGTGACCGGGTCGCGGCGCTGGCGCCGAACTCGCCGGAGACCCTGGTCGCCTTCCTGGCGGCGGCGAGCCTGGGGGCGACCTGGTCGTCGTGCTCGCCGGACTTCGGCCTGCGGGCGGTCGCCGACCGGTTCGTGCAGATCGAGCCGAAGGTGCTCATCGCGGTCAACGGCTACGTCTACGGCGGCCGGTCGTTCGACGTCCGCTCCACCGTCGACGAGCTGCGGGAGGCGATCCCAGGCTCCCCGGCGACCGTGCTGGTCGACTACCTGGGCAACGGCGCCGAACTGCCCGGCTGCGTCGGTTGGGAGGAGATGCTGGCAAGGCACCGCGGCGCCGAGCTGACCTTCGACGCGGTGCCCTTCGACCACCCGCTGTGGGTGCTGTACTCCTCGGGCACCACCGGCCTGCCCAAGGGCATCGTGCACGGCCACGGCGGCATGACCCTGGAGCACCTGAAGGCAGTCGGGCTGCACTGCGACCTCGGACCGGGAGACCGGTTCTTCTGGTTCACCACCACCGGCTGGATGATGTGGAACTTCCTGGTCGGCGGGCTGCTGACCGGCACCACGATCGTGCTGTTCGACGGCAGCCCGGCCCATCCGGACCTCAGCGCGCTGTGGCAGCTCGCGGAGCGCTACCGGGTCAACTACTTCGGAACCTCCGCGCCCTACATCCAGACCTGCCTGAAGCGGGAGCTGCGACCGAAGGACGACTACGACCTCTCGGCGCTGCACACCGTCGGCTCCACCGGCGCGCCGCTGACCACCGACGGCTTCCGCTGGGTCGCCGACGCGGTCGGCCGGGACGTGCAGATCGCCAGCGTCTCCGGCGGCACCGACATGTGCACGGCCTTCGTCGGGGCCTCGCCCGACGTGCCGGTGTACCTCGGTGAGATCTCCTGCCGCATGCTCGGGGCGGCGGTCGCCGCCTACGACGAGCACGGCCGGGAGCTGCACGAGGAGGTCGGCGAGCTGGTGGTGACCAAGCCGATGCCGACCATGCCGGTGTTCTTCTGGAACGACCCGGACGGTTCGCGGCTGCGCGACGCCTACTTCGACACCTACCCGGGTGTCTGGCGCCACGGCGACTGGGTGCGCGTCACCGACCGGGACACCCTGGTCATCTACGGGCGCAGCGACTCCACCCTGAACCGGGGCGGCATCCGGATGGGCACCGCGGAGTTCTACCGGGTCGTGGAGGGCTTCGACGAGGTCACCGACTCCCTGGTGATCGACACCTCCGGCGCGGGAGAGACCGACGGCGAGCTGCTGTGCTTCCTCGTCCTCGCCGAGGGGGTCGCCCTGGAGGACGTGCAGCCGAAGCTGAAGGAGGCCCTGCGCGGTCAGCTCTCGCCCCGGCACGTGCCGAACCGGTTCATCGTCGTGGGCGAGGTCCCGCACACCCTCAACGGCAAGAAGCTGGAGGTGCCGGTGAAGAAGATCCTCGCCGGCGCCGACCCGGAGCGGGCCGTCAGCCGCGACGCACTGCAGAACCCGGACGCCCTTACCCCGTTCGTGCAGATCAGCAGGCAGTCCGGAGCCTGA
- a CDS encoding amino acid permease encodes MPGNGLLRTKSIEQSIRDTDEPNSKLKKSLGAFDLTVFGVAVVVGAGIFSVAASTAGNMAGPSVSLAFIMAAVTCGLAALCYAEFASTVPVAGSAYTFSYATFGELIAWIIGWDLVLEFAVAASVISKSWSSYLAEVLGLAGADLSPVTTVGPVTVDWGAMFIAGLITVLLVAGTKLSSRVNQVITAIKVTVVLVVIVVGIGYVDSGNYTPFIPPAAPSAGADAGATGLDQSLLSVLFGGAGSTYGMFGLLAAASTVFFAFIGFDIVATAAEETRDPKRDMPRGILGSLVIVTVLYVAVSLVVTGMSHYTTLKDRPDGSSATLATAFADHGVTWVAGFISVAAMIGLMTVVMVLIMGQSRVLFAMSRDGLLPKAASKTSERGTPARATAFVGVVVALVSGLFDTNVLAELVNVGTLFAFAMVSVGVIVLRRTRPDLERGFRTPFVPVVPVLAVLACLWLMINLTVFTWVWFFIWLVLGLAVYFAYGRRHSVLGRRLVEAGREEQPARAR; translated from the coding sequence ATGCCGGGCAACGGGCTACTGCGCACGAAGTCGATCGAGCAGTCGATTCGTGACACCGACGAACCCAACTCCAAGCTGAAGAAGTCGCTGGGCGCCTTCGACCTCACGGTCTTCGGCGTGGCGGTCGTCGTCGGTGCGGGCATCTTCAGCGTGGCGGCCAGCACGGCGGGCAACATGGCCGGGCCGTCGGTGTCGCTGGCGTTCATCATGGCCGCGGTCACCTGCGGACTCGCAGCGCTCTGCTACGCCGAGTTCGCCTCCACCGTCCCGGTGGCCGGCAGCGCCTACACCTTCTCCTACGCGACGTTCGGCGAGCTGATCGCCTGGATCATCGGCTGGGACCTGGTGCTGGAGTTCGCCGTCGCCGCGTCGGTGATCTCCAAGAGCTGGTCCTCCTACCTGGCCGAGGTGCTGGGACTGGCCGGAGCCGACCTGTCGCCGGTCACCACCGTCGGACCGGTGACCGTGGACTGGGGCGCGATGTTCATCGCCGGCCTGATCACGGTGCTGCTCGTTGCGGGCACGAAGCTGTCGTCGCGGGTCAACCAGGTCATCACCGCGATCAAGGTGACCGTGGTGCTGGTGGTCATCGTCGTCGGCATCGGCTACGTCGACTCCGGGAACTACACGCCGTTCATCCCGCCCGCGGCGCCGTCGGCCGGCGCCGACGCCGGCGCCACCGGGCTCGACCAGTCGCTGCTGTCGGTGCTGTTCGGCGGGGCCGGCAGCACCTACGGCATGTTCGGTCTGCTCGCGGCCGCTTCGACGGTGTTCTTCGCGTTCATCGGCTTCGACATCGTGGCCACCGCCGCCGAGGAGACCCGCGACCCCAAGCGGGACATGCCCCGCGGCATCCTCGGTTCGCTGGTGATCGTGACGGTCCTCTACGTCGCGGTGTCGCTGGTGGTGACCGGTATGAGCCACTACACGACGCTCAAGGACCGCCCGGACGGCAGCTCGGCGACGCTGGCGACGGCGTTCGCCGACCACGGCGTCACGTGGGTCGCCGGGTTCATCTCGGTGGCCGCCATGATCGGCCTGATGACCGTGGTCATGGTGCTGATCATGGGCCAGAGCCGGGTGCTCTTCGCGATGTCGCGGGACGGGCTGCTGCCGAAGGCGGCGTCGAAGACCAGCGAGCGCGGCACGCCTGCCCGCGCGACCGCTTTCGTCGGCGTGGTCGTCGCCCTGGTCTCGGGCCTGTTCGACACCAACGTGCTGGCCGAGCTGGTCAACGTGGGCACGCTGTTCGCCTTCGCCATGGTGTCGGTCGGTGTCATCGTGCTGCGGCGGACCCGGCCGGACCTGGAACGCGGGTTCCGGACGCCCTTCGTGCCGGTGGTGCCGGTGCTCGCGGTGCTCGCCTGCCTGTGGCTGATGATCAACCTGACCGTGTTCACGTGGGTGTGGTTCTTCATCTGGCTGGTGCTGGGGCTGGCGGTGTACTTCGCGTACGGGCGCAGGCATTCGGTTCTGGGCAGGCGCCTGGTGGAGGCCGGGCGAGAGGAGCAGCCGGCCCGCGCGCGCTGA
- a CDS encoding helix-turn-helix domain-containing protein — protein MIRNLWGPQDVATYLGVPLGTVYQWRSRGSGPPGRRVGKYVRYKPDEVEAWFESQSGAVV, from the coding sequence GTGATCCGCAACCTCTGGGGACCCCAGGACGTCGCCACTTACCTCGGTGTCCCCCTCGGCACCGTCTACCAATGGCGGTCGCGTGGCAGCGGTCCGCCAGGTCGGCGCGTCGGCAAATACGTCCGCTACAAGCCCGACGAGGTCGAAGCGTGGTTCGAGTCCCAGTCCGGGGCGGTGGTCTGA
- the hisC gene encoding histidinol-phosphate transaminase: MTVRTRADLDQLPAYVAGRTVPGSIKLASNEVSAGPLPSVVETITRAAAEVHRYPDMGATKLIEALATKLHVAPERLAVGCGSVALCEQLVQATCSAEDEVVFPWRSFEAYPIITRVVGAKQIPVPLTGEHALDLDAMASAITSRTRLVFVCSPNNPTGTLVRRAELEAFLDRVPSDVLVVLDEAYWEFVSDPEAPDGVEVARARENVASMRTFSKAYGLAGLRVGYTYAPEHVAAALRKVCIPFSVNAVAQAAAVASLEAQDELKERCDSVMSERQRVRDELLGLGYEVPETQANFVWLPLGERTQEFNEHCLDNRVVVRAFVGEGARVTIGRPEENDTFLAAARSYRR, from the coding sequence ATGACCGTTCGCACCCGCGCCGACCTCGATCAGCTCCCGGCGTACGTGGCAGGTCGCACCGTCCCGGGCTCGATCAAGCTCGCCAGCAACGAGGTCTCCGCCGGTCCGCTGCCCAGCGTCGTGGAGACCATCACCCGGGCCGCCGCGGAGGTGCACCGCTACCCCGACATGGGTGCGACCAAGCTGATCGAGGCCCTCGCGACCAAGCTGCACGTCGCCCCCGAGCGGCTGGCCGTGGGCTGCGGCTCGGTGGCCCTGTGCGAGCAGCTGGTCCAGGCGACCTGCTCGGCCGAGGACGAGGTCGTCTTCCCGTGGCGCTCGTTCGAGGCGTACCCGATCATCACGCGCGTCGTGGGCGCGAAGCAGATCCCGGTGCCGCTGACCGGCGAGCACGCCCTGGACCTCGACGCGATGGCCTCGGCCATCACCTCCAGGACGCGGTTGGTGTTCGTCTGCTCGCCCAACAACCCCACCGGGACCCTCGTGCGCCGCGCGGAGCTGGAGGCGTTCCTGGACCGGGTTCCCTCCGACGTACTCGTGGTGCTCGACGAGGCCTACTGGGAGTTCGTCTCCGACCCCGAGGCGCCCGACGGCGTCGAGGTCGCCCGCGCCCGCGAGAACGTCGCGTCGATGCGGACCTTCTCCAAGGCCTACGGCCTGGCCGGGCTCCGCGTCGGCTACACCTACGCGCCCGAGCACGTCGCCGCGGCGCTGCGCAAGGTGTGCATCCCGTTCAGCGTCAACGCGGTCGCGCAGGCCGCGGCGGTGGCGTCGCTGGAGGCGCAGGACGAGCTCAAGGAACGCTGCGACAGCGTCATGTCCGAGCGCCAGCGGGTGCGCGACGAGCTGCTCGGGCTCGGCTACGAGGTCCCGGAGACGCAGGCGAACTTCGTGTGGCTCCCGCTCGGCGAACGCACCCAGGAGTTCAACGAGCACTGCCTGGACAACCGCGTCGTGGTCCGCGCGTTCGTCGGCGAGGGCGCCCGCGTCACGATCGGGCGACCGGAGGAGAACGACACCTTCCTCGCGGCCGCGCGGTCCTATCGTCGGTAG
- a CDS encoding GntR family transcriptional regulator, protein MKPQRVAAHPYQELAAEIATKIDSGELAPGTRLPSVRALAKQHEVSAMTAQKALNQLALDGYAEAVSGLGYYAKEPPFEGEAPAELAVESIARQLADLQGTVAELQARIEALESRS, encoded by the coding sequence GTGAAGCCGCAGCGAGTCGCCGCCCACCCGTACCAAGAGCTGGCCGCTGAGATCGCCACCAAGATCGACAGTGGCGAGCTCGCGCCCGGGACTCGTCTGCCGTCCGTCCGCGCCCTCGCCAAACAGCACGAGGTGTCCGCGATGACCGCGCAGAAGGCCCTCAACCAGTTGGCCCTGGATGGCTACGCGGAGGCCGTGTCCGGCCTCGGTTACTACGCCAAGGAGCCGCCCTTTGAGGGGGAGGCGCCGGCTGAACTGGCGGTTGAGTCGATCGCCCGCCAGCTTGCCGACCTGCAAGGCACAGTCGCCGAACTGCAAGCCCGCATCGAAGCGTTGGAATCCCGCTCCTGA